The Bacteroides sp. DNA segment TGGAATGCCCTGTTTACGGGCAATTCTCTGGTAAACCTGGCGGTTGAATTCAGCACGAAGTAATTGGAGGAATTCTTCCTTCCGGTTCCTTCGGGGGATGGGCTTCACTTCCTCTGGCAGTTCGTAAAACACCTTGCTGGAATGCTTGACCAGGACCCGGATCATCGCAGCGGCGATGTGAAAATCCGTGTCACTGCCTTCCATTCTATTCTGTTCTATTCTATTCTGTTCTATTCTGTTCAATTCAATTCAATTCTATTCTATTCTTGTTGGCTTTTCATCAGCTCGGGGGCTTGCGGGGCCGGTAGGCAGCATTCCTCTTTCCTTTCTGTTCGATGTATTCCGTGAGTTCCTGTTGGTAAAGTTTCTGAAGGTTTTCCGCCTCCTACCGAAGGCTGGGATGGACCTTCTGCCCCAGATTCCTTCAGAGCGTCAGCCGGCCCTTGCCGGCAGAAGTCCGGGCGGTCACGAACAAAAACAGCTTGGGATAAACACTCCGGTTGTTATAAAAACCAAAAATCCTGACAAGGCAGGCACTTAAAGTGGTGAGGGATCCCAGCAGCAAGAGGTCACGCTTCTCATCGGTCTCGGCCACTTGCATCACTTTTTGCAAAAAAACTGGGAAATTTTCATTTTTACAGAAATGAAAATATTGAAAATATTGAAAATATTGAAAATTTCTCCCCATCTCGTACAAAGGAGAAGGTGGGCATCGGGACCCTCAACCGATTGATTTCAGATCAACGATTAACGATTTATGATTTAAGAAGTTAACCCCGAACCTTGAACCTTGAATTGAAAGAACCTCCCCCCAACCCCCTCGCCTGAGGCGAGACAAGCTCTCCAAAGGGGGAGTAAGACCCAAGCCTTTTGATTTCAGATTAACGATTAACGATTTATGATTTTTGATTTGCCTGAAGCCTAACCTTAAACCTTGAACCTTGATCCTTGATCCTTGAACATTGAACCCCTAACCTAAAGCGCCTCTTTCAGCGCCTCCACAAACTTTTCGATGTCTTCTTCGGTGGTTGCGAAGGATGTCATCCAGCGGACTTCTGAGCGGGTTTCGTTCCACATGTAGAAGAAGTATTTCTTCCTGAGCTTTTCGATGGTTGTTTTGGGCACGATGGCAAAGACGCCGTTGATTTCAACCTTTTGGGTGACCTGCACCTGGGGGATGTCGCGCACTTTTTCGGCCAGGAGTTGTGCCATACGATTGGCGTGACGGGCATTATGGAGCCAGAGGTCGTTGGTGAGCAGGGCGTTGAACTGGGCGCTTATGTACCGCATCTTGGAGGCCAGCTGCATCGATTGCTTGCGCACGTATTCGAAATCCTTTCCCAGGTCGCCTTTGAGGAACACCACGGCTTCGCCCAGGAGGATGCCATTTTTTGTGCCCCCGAAGGATAGCACATCGACCCCGGTATCGGTCACCATTTCGCGGAAAGAGATGCCCAGTGCTGCAGCGGCATTGGCAATGCGGGCGCCGTCCATATGCAGCAGCATATTGTTTTCGTGGGCATAGCGGGCAATATCACTGATCTCGGCAGGGGTATAGACGGTACCCATTTCGGTGGCCTGGGTGATGGAGACGACCCTGGGTTGTGAATGATGCTGAAAGCCTACCGAGTGCATCAGGGGCTTGATTTGTTCCACGCGGATCTTCCCATCGGGAGCGGAAAGGATGTGTAGCTTACAACCGCTAAACTTCTCGGGTGCACCGCATTCATCATTCTCGATGTGGGCGGTCTCGGAGGTGATGATGGCCTGCCAGGGGCGGGTGAGGTGCGACAGGGCGGATACGTTGGCTCCTGTGCCGTTGAACACAAAGAAGACCCTGGTATCGGGACCAAAATGTTCCCGGAACTTCTGTTCGGCATCGGCGGTATAGGGGTCATCGCCATAGGCGATCACATCGCCACGGTTGGCATCCAGCATGGCCTGGAAAACGGCCTCATGGACAGGGGCATTGTTGTCGCTGGCAAAGCTTCTTGTATCTGGCATCGTATGGATTGTTTTGATTGCTGCAAAAGTAAAACTTTATTCTGCTGATAGCGAAAAAGGCGATTATTTTACGATGATCCGGGGGATGTTGGCGGGGAGGCGGGCCAGCAGCTGGTAGTTGAGCTGGTTGCTCATCTCGCAGAAGGAGGCAATGCTGATGTTCATGCGTTTCTGGCGGCCGATCATCACCACTTCATCGCCCTGCTCTACGCCGGGCACATCGGTCACATTGACGGTCATTGTATTCATGGTGACGGTCCCGATCACCGGCACCCTTCTTCCCCTGATAAGCACCCTGCCGGTATTGCTCAGCGAACGGCTGAAACCGTTGCTGTAGCCCACGGGGATCACAGCGATTTTTATTTTCTTATTGGCGAGGTAGGAATCCCCGTATCCCACGAATTGACCGGCCTCCACTTCCTTGACCACCATCACCCTGGACTTCCACGAAAGGGCCCTTTTCAAAACATTGTCGGGCACATTTTCCTTTTTGAAGCGGAACATCTGTGTTTCGGGGCTGGGCCAGAAGCCATACTGTGCAATGCCGAAGCGCACCATATCCATAATGGTGGCAGGGTAGGTGAGGGCTGCCGCTGAGCCTGCGGTATGGCGGTAGTTGGGCAGCAGGCCATGCCGCTTGAAAAAACTGTAAAACTTCCGATAACTTGAGATCTGGTTTTTAACACGCAGATAATTGGCCAGGCTTTCCGCGCCAGCATAATGGGTGCACAAGCCTTCAAAAACCAAATGCCCGTGGTTTTGTTTCATGAAGCGAACCAGTTCGGGCAATTCCGCATATTCAAATCCGGTCCGGTGAAATCCAGTTTCGGCTTCGATATGGATGCGGGCCTTGCGGCCTGTCTTTTTCGCCAGCCCGATGGCCTGTTCCAGGCGGTTTTTCTCGAACACATAGAATTCAAGCCCGTTTTCAACGGCCCATTCCAGCTCATCATCGCCGATATGGCCCATGATCATGATGCGGGTTTCGGGCTGCTTCACCTTAAAGGCCTCCAGGGCTTCCTGGGCCGAGAATACGGAGAAATGATCCAGCCCGGCTTCTTCACCCAGGGGCAGGATGATTGCTGTGCCGTGACCATAGGCATTGCCCTTGATCACCGAGGATATCCTGGCTTCTTTGCCAATGATCTTTTTGAGGTATTTGATGTTGCTGATGTAAGCCGAACGGCTGATCTCGATATGGGAAGGATTAAACATTGAACTGATTTTTCTGACTGATGATATGC contains these protein-coding regions:
- the alr gene encoding alanine racemase; translated protein: MFNPSHIEISRSAYISNIKYLKKIIGKEARISSVIKGNAYGHGTAIILPLGEEAGLDHFSVFSAQEALEAFKVKQPETRIMIMGHIGDDELEWAVENGLEFYVFEKNRLEQAIGLAKKTGRKARIHIEAETGFHRTGFEYAELPELVRFMKQNHGHLVFEGLCTHYAGAESLANYLRVKNQISSYRKFYSFFKRHGLLPNYRHTAGSAAALTYPATIMDMVRFGIAQYGFWPSPETQMFRFKKENVPDNVLKRALSWKSRVMVVKEVEAGQFVGYGDSYLANKKIKIAVIPVGYSNGFSRSLSNTGRVLIRGRRVPVIGTVTMNTMTVNVTDVPGVEQGDEVVMIGRQKRMNISIASFCEMSNQLNYQLLARLPANIPRIIVK
- a CDS encoding low specificity L-threonine aldolase, coding for MPDTRSFASDNNAPVHEAVFQAMLDANRGDVIAYGDDPYTADAEQKFREHFGPDTRVFFVFNGTGANVSALSHLTRPWQAIITSETAHIENDECGAPEKFSGCKLHILSAPDGKIRVEQIKPLMHSVGFQHHSQPRVVSITQATEMGTVYTPAEISDIARYAHENNMLLHMDGARIANAAAALGISFREMVTDTGVDVLSFGGTKNGILLGEAVVFLKGDLGKDFEYVRKQSMQLASKMRYISAQFNALLTNDLWLHNARHANRMAQLLAEKVRDIPQVQVTQKVEINGVFAIVPKTTIEKLRKKYFFYMWNETRSEVRWMTSFATTEEDIEKFVEALKEAL